The genome window TCTCTCTATGCCATGTGTGACCCATTTTATATGTTTATTTTGATGAGAAAACTTGGCAAAGATTATATGGTCTGGGACAAAGCAGCTAAGATAGATTTTGTGAAACCGGGCACAGGAACAGTACGTGCGGTATTTACAATATCTCAAGAAGAATTAGAAGAAATAAAACAAACTGTTGCTTCTAAAAAAAAGATGAATTGTCTATTCACGACAACAGTCACCAACGAAAAAAATGAAATTGTCGCAAAAGTTGAGAAAACTTTATATGTTAGAAAATTGAAATAGTTACCTCATTATTTCATCAACCATTTTAATAGAGCTCGACTTCCATGAATCTTCTGTGTGACAGCAAGTCCGCCCATCATAGCACCAGCTATTCCTGGAGATCCACCTGCATCTGCGCCTGTTAAGTAAAGACCTGCTATGGGAGTTACACAATCAAACCATGGCGACTTTTCTTTGTCGTATCTTTCTGGCACACAAGCAAGTCCATAAATTGCGCCATCTGGATGAGAAGTAAAATGTTCGTTGGTTAGCGGTGTTGATACTTCAATATAATCAATGATATCTTTGAAACCAGGATATCGTGTGTCGATAGATGAGATCACCGTTTCGGCAATTTTTTTCTTCATCTCTTCATACTCTTCGCCACGTTTCTTCCAAGGTTGGTCTTTCCATTTCTCAAATAACGAATAGTCAGTAAATGATATGATATCTGCCGTATGATTTTTGGCATCTGGATCCTTAAGGCTCGGAAATGATACATACATATTTTTAATTTCACTAAAATCTTTTAACCAATCATTGCGCTTTTGAAAATTTTCTTCATGATCATTTGATGCAAATATCCAATAGTTTTCTCCTTTGAATCCGAATTTTGCAGGACTCTCAGATAAACCTAGATAGATGCAAATACTTGTTGCCATTTTTTCTTTTTTGTAAAAATCTTTCAATGGATCTCGAAAGGAAATTTCTACAGAATCCGGAATTAACTTTGTATAAGTTGGATAAGCTCCAGCACATGATACGATGACTGGAGCATAAAAATTCCGCTCTTGCTTCTGTCCTCGAAGGAACCTAGTTTTTACGCCAATCGCTTTGCTATCTTCAATAATAATTTCTAAAACTTCTGTTGTTGTGACAACTGCTCCACCCTTCTCCGCAAGAATTGGTTCAATAGAATCAAAAATTTTCCCTCCGCCACCGACAGGATAGTATCCTCCATTGAAATAATGCACAACCAATGCAGCGTGAGTTGCAAACAAACATTTGGAAGGCGGAAGTCCGTAGTCGCCCCATTGAGATGCCAATATCGCTTTGATATCATCATTTTTGAAATGATAGTCCAAATAATCTTTTAGTGTGATGATGCTTGGATCTTGCATTTGTTTTGTAAATGCGCTGAGATCGGGAGTGCTCGACTTCATCATCATCGACTTACCGAACAATGCTGAAGCTTTGTGGACATCGGAAAAATATCTGATAATGGATTCCTCTTCTTCCGGAAATTGTGCAATCAAATCCGATTTGAATTTTTCTTCGTTTCCATAAAGTTCAAAAGTTCTGTTGGGATATACGAATTTCTCGAAGGGCTCTGACATCTTCTGCCATTGCACATTATTTCTTGTGATCTTATCCATAAGCAATCGACAAAAACCTGAATCATGCATGTCTCCTACATAGTGAATACCGACGTCCCAATGGTATTTATTTTGCTTTCTTGCAAAAGAATGTGTGTATCCGCCCGCTTGAAAATGCTTTTCGATAATTAATATTTTTTTGTCTTCGAACTGTGCAAGTAAACTCGCTGAGGTAAGGCTTCCAATTCCGGAACCAATAAAGATTATATCATAATTTTCACTTAAATTTTCTTTTGACATTGACGTTAATTCCTTATCCAATATGTTATCACTGAACACATTATCTGAATACAAAATATATTTAATGTAATATATGTCAACATGATTAAAAATAAAAAACCCTACCACCACGGTGATCTCAAGAAAGCCCTCATTGATGCTTCGATGGAAATTTTAAAAAATGAAGGATACCAAGCTCTTTCCCTAAGAAAAGTATCTAAGCATGCTGCTGTCTCACAATCTGCACCCTATCGTCATTTCGCTGATCTTGAATCTTTGATCGCAGAGATCGCACTTGAAGGATTTAAATTATTGACTATGCAGTTGCTCAAAATTAAAAAACGAATGGCTAAGCATCCATTGCTTCAATATAGAGAAACAGGGTTGCAATACGTGGAATTTGCAGTGCAAAATCCTGACCTTTTCCAGATTATGTACGGTAACCAAATTCCCGATCATTCGAAATTCGAAAACTTAGTTGCTGCAGAATCTGAAACATTTCAGGTTCTCGTAGATATCATCTCAGATTGCAAAAATGCTGGAGTTCTAAAAACTAAGAATATCCGTACTGCTGCAATGGCATCGTGGACGATGGTTCATGGAATCGCTGTATTGCTTTCAGGTAGACAAGTTATGTTTCGAAATCTCAAATCAAAAGAAATCAAATCGATTACAAAGGATCTTCTTGAAACTTTATACACCGGGATGAAGGTTTCTTAAATGAAAATTGGTGTGCTTTCTGAGATTATATTAAAACAATAAATGTAATTATTTCCAATTCAAGTGATGGCAAGTAGATCAATCTCTATTAAAAATTCAGGATTAGAGAGCCTTGTCACTTCAATAAGTGTGCTTGGTGGGTATTCTCCTTTTTTAAAATATTCTCTAGTATTTTTAGAAGTTTGAATTTGAATAAAATCATCCATATTGCGAACATAAATTCTACGAAAGACCACATCTGACCAACTCGCCTTCACTTTAGTTAAGCATAGCTGCAAATCTTCCATTACTTTGTAATACTGTTCTAATAAATTTCCAGGAGCGATGCAATTGTAGTTTTCATCTGCTGGGGTCATGCCTGCAATAAAATGAAAATTCTTGGGATTGGAAACCGAGAAAATTCTCGAATAAGCTGGATGGTTGTGAAGTTCGTTTGGATTTATAATTTGTTTTTCCATTATTTTTTCCTATCTATTTTTATTTTTTAATATTGTACATAATTGAAATGGAAAAAAAAATCAAGATTGAACCCAGAATTTTTTCGAATCCAAAACTTTCATCTAATAATAGAAATCCTAATATAGTTGCCGTTAAAGGAGATAGGAATCCAAGCATAGTAATCATTTGAACAGAAGCTTTCTTAACACCATAAAACCAAACCAAATATGCAAAACCAGTTCCAATTATGGAAAGCCAAATATAGCCAGCTATTCCATGCCAGGTAATTTCGGTTGGGAAATCTTCTATAATAAATGCGACTGGAAGCAAAATCAATCCTCCGATGCTTAGCTGCCAAGAAGTTAACGTTAATTGGTCTTCATCTTGAAACCATTTTTTGGTAAACAGTGTGCCGAGCCCCATTGAGACAGCACATAACAAAGCTGCGATATATCCCCCTAGCTCAAACATGAGCTCTTCCCTCGAAAGCAAAGCAAAGACTCCGAGAAAACCTATAATACCGCTTAAGATTGATATAAATTTTATTTTCGTTTTTAGTATAGGAATCGAAAGAAAAAGTACAAATATCGGCTGGGTAGCTGTTAATATTGCAGCTACACCGCCTTGCAATCTATATGCGGAATAGAACAAAAGATATTGAAACAAAGAAATATTTAGAAAACTCACCACAATTATTTTCCAAACTGAGGTTGATTTGGGCAATCTTCTTGACAAGGCGAGAAATAGAATACCCATAGGTAAGCATCGAATTACAGAACTAAAAATGGGAACGCCTTCCGGAAGATAGACACTTGTTACCAAATAAGTAGTTCCCCAAGCGATAGGAGCCAAAGCTACCAGAAACAAAATCCCAACATAACTTGATTGGTTCATTTATTTACCTGACTTCTCATCCATCGATGTTAAGAAATGTTTATTTGTTTTAGATTTTCTGAATAACATAATATACCTTAGAACTCACTGAAAATTCTGGATGCCTTGACCAACTTTTCATTGATTCCATTCTCTCTTAGAGCATACCAGAATAAAACAGTATTAATACCCAATATTGGGATACCTAATCTAGGTTCCATTTTTTCAGAAACATTCAATAGACTCATATTAGTTCCGCATTGAACAATAGCGTCTATTCTGTTTTCTTTTTTTGCAAGTATCTCCTGAATTACAATCTCTTTAGCCTCATCAGGAATATGAGCAATATGCAAGGCATTAGCGCAGGAAAATCCAAAATCAACCACAACTTCAAAACCTAAATCTTCAAACATTCTTCTAGCATTTGCATTACCTTCCGAGTCGAATGGAGTTAGAATACCGATCCTTTTCGCTCGGAATTTTTTCAATGCTAGCTGAATAGAATTATGCCAAGTTCCGATTCCAATTGGAAACTTTTTCTCCAATTCAGTCACTGGTCTTTTCACATATTCGAGTCCGAATAAAATATGTTCTAAACTCATCCCCATAATTAAATATTCGGGTTGAGCTAATATTGATTTATCAACAGCATCCGCTAGACCTTTAAGAAAATTCTCTTTATAAATTCGAAGATCTTCAGAATTCTTTAGTTGCGGTTTCGGTGTAAAAACATTTGATATGTGAATTCCAATTCCTTTTAATTTACCTATATTACTATGAATAATTTTCCAAAGTTCGGATTCCATGCTGGTATTGGTTGCAGGGATCAACAACCCAAACTTTTTACGATAACTGAGAACATCCGGATAGCCAATTTTAGAGTCGAATGGATAATTAATTCGAACATTTTGTCCATTTGAATTAAAACCTTTAGTTGAAATGTCTGGCATAGGCGGAGCATTTGGGTTAGGAACAAAAAATTTCCGTTTAGATAGTTTCCCAATCTGAAATTCCCCGGGCGGATATTTCATTTCAGCATGCGGTTGTAGGCCGCTAGGCTCTTGATTATCATTTGGATTCAATTCCTGTTTTATGGGTTCCGATTTAAGATTTATCGTTCTAAGTGCAATTGCTGCAGCACTGATTCCTAATCCTTTTTTAATTACCTCTGAACGTTTAATTTTCTTATTTGAATCCCTTCCTCTATTGATTTTCAAGATATCACCTCATCACTGTATAACATTTATTACATATTGTTTAATACTATACTTTCTATCAATCTTTTTAGTTTAATATTAAACATTTTTTTACTTCCATTTTTGCCATTCGAAAAGGTATTTTTTTTGTTTTTATTCTTTATAGATTGATCCAGACGTAAAATTCTACATTATGCCAACTAAATTCGATGGATCCGAGAATGAAGTCATTGCACTAAATGCCTATATAAATTTACTCAGGGCTGGAAGTTCTATCGCTCACGAATTTGACCTCAAGCTCCAAGCTGATGAAGGAATGACTATGTCGGAACTTGGAATTTTGGATTCATTGCTCCATTTTGGTTCTTTGCAACCTAAAGATATTTGTGCAAAAATTTTAAGAACAAAAGGAAATGTTACATTTCACCTCAAATCACTTGAGGCTAAAAAATGGATCATCAAAAAATACTCAGATAACGATTCAAGATCTTACTGGGTCTCTCTCACTAAAGAAGGAGAAAAAAAATCAAAAAAGCCTTAAAGAGTCATGTGCAGCGAGTCGTTTCTCGCCTCTCACTTCTATCAAAGGACGAACAGAAAACGCTAAGAGATCTATGCCGTAGAGTGGGTAAAAATCAAATCTAGCATATAACAATGCATTTATGAAAAAATAATTAGAATGGCTTCTTCAAAGAAAAGGCAATCACATCTACCATTTCCGATTTACCACGAACTGAAATTGGATCTAGATTTAAAACATCAAGTGTATGCAGTTTACTTATATCAATGTCTAAACTATTTAATGAAGCAACAACTGTTCTTCCCACTGATTTTGTAAGAGTTTCCAATCTTGATGCTGTATTGACAGGATCACCAATAACAGTGAGTTCTTTTCGTTCGGCAGCTCCAACATTTCCTCGGATCACATCTCCGCAAGCCATACCAAGTCCTATTTCAAATCTTGGCATTCCACTGGCTTCTACAAGACGATTCGTTTCTTGCATTCCTTCAAGAATCTGTGTTACCGCGTTGAATGCATACAACTTATGGTTGTTAGAGCAAAGCTGTGCATCAAACACAGCCATCATTGCATCACCAATAAATTTATCAACAAACCCTTGATTATCAGAAATTGCGGATACCAGTTTTGAGAAATGTATATTCAAAAGGTTCACTACTTTTTCAGGAGGAAATTTCTCAGTGATCGCTGTGAATGACCTTATATCAGAAAAAAGGATAACAGCTTCGATTTTCTCTCCTTCCGTATTGATCTTGCCGCCAAGAATTAAATCACGTACGACGGGAGAAACATAATGACCAAATAGAGTTTTTATAACAGACTTTTCCTCAAGCTCTTTGCCAACCCGATTCATGATCACCTGAAGTTTTCCCAATTGATCGTCACTATTTACGTTCATATTAATCGCATAATCTTCATTAGCAATTTGTTTTGCAGCTTTCGATAACTCATTGATCGGCTTAATGATCGTGGCGGCGGTTAGAAGCAAAAAAGGAAAGCCGAATGTCCAGTAAGCGAGACTGATTCCAATTGTTGTATAGAAAAGCCTTTCAATAAGTCCGGGATCATTTGATCCATATTTTAAAGCAAGAAATACGGTTCCCGATATGGAAATAGCGGGCAATAACGCATTCACAAGAAACAAATCAAAGAATCTCTGTATGAGTGATGGTTTAAAAAATATTTTTCTCGTTACGCGCATATCACCATTATCAAACCAATACGGGACATAGAGAAATCGAATCAGTATATCTACGGAATAATAACATATAACAGCAGCAAGCACTGTAGATATCAAACTTATCGTGATCGCAGGTATCAGTGGATAGCCTTCTGTGTCGAAAGAAACGAGCAAAGCCAATTGAGATGCCCAAAGTATGTAAATCGCTGGAACCAATACTAGCGGATAATTGTATATTCGATTTTTCGCAATTTGCAAAGATGCAATCGAAATCTCTGTAGATTGGTTATTTATTCGCTTGTCATAATACAATTTCTGTAGCCGAATAACTGGAATTAAGTAAACAATACAAAATACTAAGAATAAAAAATCGAGAATCAGAATCACAAAACCATTGGTTGGAACGGATTCTCTACCCAGCAAGTAGCTTGCTATTAAGGTATTGACTCCCCAAAAGATTACAATTCCAATTATCTCAACGATAATGCTTGGAAAAATAACTAGAACCCAGCCAGTTTGTTTTAGAAATAAATTCTTGATTCTAGATAATATCATAGATTCCTTATTTCTTCCTTACTCGCTTCCTGTTGTCAACTTGGAATCCTACCCACCATCTAGAATCATTTTTCTTTTTTTTTGCAAGAGAAGATTATCCAACTTTAGGTAAAAATGGCGCGGAAGACGATATGGTATTGCTTAAAAAAAAGAATTTCAATATCGATTGTCATCCTTCGGGAACTTTGTGCACTTTGTGGTAGCCTTTTTTCTTAACCACAAAGAGCGCAAAGGTTACGCAGAGGAAAATGAGGAATAATTTTATTTATTTCAGTATGGTGGCTTCGCACTTTCATCTATCTCGCGAAAATTTCAATTCGGAAAGTTATGCTGGACAAGTCGCGATGATTTAGCTGCCTTCAGTTCAGCACCACACAACAAATAGCGCAAACGATTTGGTGGTGGTCCGGAGGTAAGCACTCCGCTTGAGGGAAGAAATCCTCTCCGCTCACTTCAATTCTAAATCACCTATCCATGATTCTACGTTCTCGTCGGGATTTTGCGGATTTGTCCATCGAATCCTAACATCGCTTCTATCGAAATCCTTGGGAAACAAGAAATACAATTCCAGGACACCCAAGCTTTGATCTGATTCAGTTTTTAATACAATGCTATTCGCAAGACCAAAATTCGCATGTCTTCTCAAAAATTTACCATTAGCTAATAATTGAACTGAATAACCAGGAACAGTTTCTAGAGATTTTATACTTTGACCATTTGAGATAATAGAAAAATCTTTTGAATATATCGAATAAGATCTTTCTGATTTATTTAGAAAACGAATTTCTGTTGTGCAGAAGTTGTATTTTTTATTGTCAAAAATCGCAGTTGATCGAACACCCACTCCATATTCGATAGAATAATTGTCTTTGCAGGAAATATAGTCTATACTAAAAAGAAAAGGATTTGAAATATTACCTTGTTCAATGGGTTCAAAATCAGTAAATGAATATTTTTTCTCCAAAATCATCGCATGAGATTTCTGAATCAGTTCAGCTAGACTAGCGTAAATTTGTTGCTCTGCGTTATTGTCTACAGCATCGTGATCAACAAGCTTTCCTTGCTTATCGACTATGGTCAAACTTTCCGTAGTTATCAGCTCATGACGAATCCCATCAGAATCATAGAAATAGGATTTCATTTGTAAATTGTAATCGAAGACTCTTGGAAACAACGAGAAAGTAAGTATATGAAAGACTTCCGACCCAAGTCCTGATTTGTATTTCAAATTTGTATGAATTTCCAAGATATTTTTCTTAGTGTTGCTAAGGTAATCTTGTGTATCATCAAAGCTGCCATCTACATAGGTTGGAATCCATTCAATATTTTGGTTGGGCATCCAATCGGACATTTGTAAATTCAATTGAGAATTGGAAATCATTTCTGCTATTTCTAGCAGTAAGTAATGAGGAAGTTTTTCCTTTTGTACCTTTTGAAGAATTACAACTCCGAGTTTGGGTGTGTTTGCAAGAGTTGAATGTTCTTGGTAAGGTGTTGTCGTTGAGGGTTTCCCAATTTGGCAACTAACTAGATTAACAGTAAAGAAGCCAATATATAAAAAGTATAGAATTCTTGTATTCATTCTAATAATTTCAAAAAATTATTAGCCTTGAGATTTCTCAACGACCTCAATTTCAACTTCAAAATCCTTTCTTAGTCTTTATCAACCCCAAACGCCTGACATATTTCCCCCAGAATCCATAACAATCTTCTAGAGAGATGCTTCCACGAACATCCAATTGATTCTTTCGCACAAATTCACAAGCTTCTTCGTAGGTGAATGTTTGAGTTCGTGATGCGTAATCAATTTGGAGAATTGATTCACCGTCAAAATAAATGGACTCAAGCATATTTGTATCCAAAAAAATATTTATAAGACGTAATTTCTTATCATAATTAAATACCTTATAGTAATCAGGATATGTCCCATCTCTAGAAAAGTCTAAAATATAAACACCCCCGTTAAATTGTGCCTTTTCATCAAAAGTATAGTCAACTCTATCCTCAAGTCTATTCGAACATTGTATACTCAGGATAACTGCTATGATCATCGAAAAATTCCTCATTGATCTAGAAAAATTCCATTTACAGATCGTATTGACTCTTTCAATTGTTAATCTCAACTTACGAGTGCCTCCTTGTTTTTATCAACCCTAATCGACTTATATTTACTTTATTAAAATCAATTCGCTCTTCTAAATCGAAAGAGAAATTCTATAAAACTAGAATACAGAACAAGAGTAACATCCGTTTTATAATCGATCTTCTAAAAACCTCTCTTAGTCTCAATCAACCCTAAGCGCCTAGCATATTTTCCCCAGAATCCATAACAATCTTCAAGAGTAATGCTCTCACGCATGTCAAATTGATTCTCACGAACAATCTCGCAGGCTTCTTCATAGGAAATTGGAGGATCACCCCGTTCTGAACGATACTTTACAATAATTTCGGAATTTGTTTCAATCTTATAAAACTCTTGTAAATTAGATGAAAAAAAGATTGAGAAATTTCGAAGTCTCCTATCTTTGTCATAGAGCTTAAATTTACTTGGGTATACTGTCATTGGGTCATTATAGATAAAATCTTCCCCGTCAAATTTCGCTCTTTGATCAAATGAGAAATCAATCTTATCTTCAAATCTATTAGAACAGTGTAAGAGAAAAAAAGCAAAATTGTTGCTATCTGTACTAAATTTATTCTCATCTTCCGTGCCCCTGCTCAAGATGTTGAAAGAATTGATCTCGACCACGTACCGATGTGATTACATGAGACTGTCCGCCAATTTCAATCTGATAGGAAAATGTATGAGGAGTATTGTCTCGTCCTATTCTTTCATGTCTTGAAGTGAGATACTGGTTTAAATCAATCTTGTTCCCAAGTCTTCATTTTCTCTTCATCATATCCATATTTGGATGGCGGAGGTGCCGACGGATCTTTACGGTATTCCCTGTAGGCTCGGCGAAAGCTTTCATTCAGAACTTGTGATTTAGCAGGACCAGTCCAATGAAAAGCAGGAAAATACTCTCCTTCTTGTGGAACAGTAACATAAAAAACTATATCATTTCGAGATCTTATTATCACTTGATTTGTTGAACCGTCATAGGGATGGTATTCTGAATTATCGAAAACGATATTGTCAAAAAAGAATTTACAATCTGTATATTCTTTTGTGAATTCAATACAGTGGACTTTCTTGAGTTCACCGGCTAAGCGAGTTTCTCCGCGAATATTCAGATACCCTTGTTCATCTTTCTCTCCTTCAAATCCAAGACTAAATACATTTTGTGATGATTGGGTCACTTCCTTATCATTCTGAGATTGTGGGTCAAATGCCGAGAGAGCAAAAGCTTTTCGATCTCGAAATATTGACCAAGTCTTTAATTTATCAATACTAAGCTGCGGAAATTCTTCATAGTTGAGGTAATAGAGCACATCTTCATTAGTTTCGAAGAAATTCTTTTTAATCTGTTTAACAATTTCTTTTGGATCTTTTTTTTCTTCAACCATAGGAATGGGGTTGGAATTGCTTACAGGTTCCTGTTGCTCTTTATCGCTATCTTTGCAATAAAGAACTGTTAATACTGCTAGAAATATTAATATAGCTTTTTTCATAATTATTGACCTGACCCCACTAATCCTTGCAATTTATTCAAATCATCTTGTGAGGGTGTTATGGATCGCCATTCATCGCGAGCGGGATTATATTTATAAATCTCCACGTGAGTGTGATAACCTCTATTTGAACCTCCCGAAGTTCTACCTGAATTGCCCGATAGGCTGATTGCTTGTCCTGGCTTGACAGTATCCCCTTCCTTCACCAATATCGTACTGTTATGTGATATAGAGTAGGCATAGTCGCTATTTTGGATTTGAATTACTACCTGATTCCCATGTCCAGGTTTAAATGGCGTTTTTTCATCATTTGTCTTGATACTTACCACTTTGCCCTCCGTTGGAAAGCCTATTGGTGTTCCTAATGGTGATCCTACATCCACTCCACTATGCCATGAAAGCGGTTTCCCTGTTATTGGGTCGTTTCTCCATCCCATGGGACTAGTAACACTAGCATTTGGATCTCCTGGTGTTAACAGGGGAACTCCATAGATATTATCGGTTCGAACAAATCCCTCACCAGGAACCAAATTAGGGTTCTGAGTTGGCAGTTCCTTTTCGGTCAATTTAATTGTATTCGATTCAACCCTAGCCCCCATGTTATTGATTCCAAGTCTATGGATATGATTTGCAGCCGCAGCAACAGTGAATTCATCCGAAGAGTGCATCACCTTGTAAACGGCATCCCAATCTGTATCTCTGAAATTAGACGTATTTACACCACGTAAAATACTTTCCTGAGCTTTACTGAGAAAAATGTTTTTTTCCAATTGACTACGACTTAAGATTTTTATGCGTAAAAGTTAATTTCAATTTAATATTCTTTTCTCGTCTTTATCAATCCTAAGCGTCTTGCATACTTTCCCCAAAATCCATAACAATCCTCTTAAGTAATGCTTTCTCGCATATCATATTGGTGTTCGCGAACAATTTCACAAGCTTCTTCATAGGAAATTGGTGGATCACCTCGCTCAGTACGATACTTTACATATATAATTTTATCGTTTTCAATTTCTATAGATTCTATCAATTTCGGTGAATAAAATATTTTTAAAAGAATTAGATTCTTTTTTTTATCAAAAATTTTGGCTATGTCAGGATAAATATCTTGATTAGAGAAAGCTAAAACAGAAATTCTTCCATCATACTTTGCCTTCTCATCAAAAGAAAAATCCAACTTATCCTCTGGTTTCGTTGAGCACTGGAGTATAACAGCTAGAATAAAAACTAAAATAAAGAATTTTTTAATCATTTTCCAAACCCCTCTCAAAGTTGTTGAAGAATCTATCCCGATCCCCTACCGAAGTAAATACATGCGTATGTCCACCAATATCAACCTGATAAGAAAATGTATGAGGAGTGTTGTCTCTTCCTATTCTTTCTTGTCTTGAAGTTAGATACTGGTTTAAATCCTGCCTCATAAAGAGTGCGAGGCTCAGGTTATTTCTTTTGAATAATTATTTCTAAAGAGTTTTCTTCTAAAGAATTGTATTCGTCAAAATGCAAATGGTAGCCTGATGGAACCTCTGTTTGTGCTAAATTCAATAAATGATTTGCCAATGAAAACAAACCTTCTTTATTTGCGATTATATTTATAACTCCATTTTCAAACTTGGTTTCAATTTCAAAATCATTTTCCCATTTGTATTCGATTCCGTTTTCTGCTGTAAAAGCAGGTACATCAATTTTTACGTCCATATATTACTTAGATTAATCAGTTAGATAGATATGGTAATTTTTGTCTACCATCATTCCATCAGGTTTAGCTGGATTTGGTATTAAGGTTTCAAAATTAACGTGAGGTCCAATACCGTGCGCTCCAGTAATATCACTTGCCCCCATTCTAAATACTCTTTTGCCGTCATCTACCACTGCCAGGTACTAGCTCTTTATAACCTTTGCCTAAAAATTGCTCACCTAGTTCCAACGCGAGGCTTGATGTAACTTTCATTCCATCTTTTTAGCCTAATTCTGATTACGCTTTAAATCCATCCGTGTCGTCTCTAGAGGCACTATTTTGATATTTCTTTATGTCCTCTT of Leptospira sp. GIMC2001 contains these proteins:
- a CDS encoding M23 family metallopeptidase; translated protein: MEKNIFLSKAQESILRGVNTSNFRDTDWDAVYKVMHSSDEFTVAAAANHIHRLGINNMGARVESNTIKLTEKELPTQNPNLVPGEGFVRTDNIYGVPLLTPGDPNASVTSPMGWRNDPITGKPLSWHSGVDVGSPLGTPIGFPTEGKVVSIKTNDEKTPFKPGHGNQVVIQIQNSDYAYSISHNSTILVKEGDTVKPGQAISLSGNSGRTSGGSNRGYHTHVEIYKYNPARDEWRSITPSQDDLNKLQGLVGSGQ
- a CDS encoding Imm32 family immunity protein; the protein is MDVKIDVPAFTAENGIEYKWENDFEIETKFENGVINIIANKEGLFSLANHLLNLAQTEVPSGYHLHFDEYNSLEENSLEIIIQKK